The following coding sequences lie in one Desulfurococcus sp. genomic window:
- a CDS encoding C69 family dipeptidase, with the protein VKATSGFVKHVKETYAVLLSRPWWTYGAEMGVNEHGVVMGNVAVFTREPYKDSGLLGMDILRLTLERSRSAREALEVVIELTESPGQGGNYSYEKPFRYHNSYLIVDSSEAWIIESAGEFWAAKRVSDVYSASNALTISDD; encoded by the coding sequence AGTTAAAGCAACCAGCGGCTTTGTAAAGCATGTCAAAGAGACTTACGCTGTACTACTGTCTCGTCCATGGTGGACTTATGGTGCTGAAATGGGAGTTAATGAGCATGGAGTAGTAATGGGTAACGTAGCGGTTTTCACTAGGGAACCCTATAAGGATAGCGGCTTGCTTGGAATGGATATACTTAGATTAACTCTCGAGAGAAGCCGTAGCGCTAGAGAGGCCTTAGAAGTAGTAATTGAGTTAACTGAGAGTCCCGGACAGGGTGGAAACTATAGCTATGAGAAGCCTTTTAGATACCACAACTCCTACCTGATAGTGGACTCTAGTGAAGCATGGATTATTGAGTCTGCCGGTGAGTTCTGGGCTGCTAAAAGAGTAAGCGATGTATACTCCGCTTCCAACGCGTTAACGATCAGCGATGACTAG